In Phlebotomus papatasi isolate M1 chromosome 1, Ppap_2.1, whole genome shotgun sequence, the following proteins share a genomic window:
- the LOC129810160 gene encoding protein JTB, translating to MIETCPRRRMITGISFLVILTTLVLIIESRWTGSPKPKHFVIENNSTCWMKEEYEIIQDCHPCSAFEIASKIKGVCIHTHNKEVLRCKSGETVSRSCDKVAWMDKRNFWTFESILCIVGILSTLVSFYRQKLLDKKVMMRIHRQLHQSV from the exons ATGATTGAAACGTGTCCTCGTCGCCGGATGATTACCGGAATATCCTTTCTTGTTAT ACTAACGACTTTGGTACTGATAATTGAGTCCAGATGGACAGGATCTCCGAAGCCCAAGCATTTCGTCATTGAGAACAATTCAACTTGCTGGATGAAGGAAGAGTATGAAATCATCCAGGATTGCCATCCTTGTTCAG CTTTTGAGATTGCCAGCAAGATCAAGGGAGTCTGCATTCATACCCACAACAAGGAAGTCCTCAGATGCAAGAGCGGAGAGACAGTTTCAAGGAG CTGCGACAAAGTTGCCTGGATGGACAAGAGGAATTTCTGGACATTCGAGAGCATTCTCTGCATTGTTGGCATCCTCTCCACTCTCGTATCTTTTTATCGGCAGAAACTCCTGGACAAAAAGGTAATGATGAGAATTCACAGGCAGCTGCATCAGTCAGTTTGA
- the LOC129810122 gene encoding leucine-rich repeat-containing protein 40, whose translation MEKKSESVQKEKKSLRLRQIRPVFHSKTKSEDDGVLSKALIKQTWKTGVLNLSGKGLAHVPDNVWNIPGSINFEDDEETRYCMDKRKSSEDEWWNRQNLVELNLSSNSLVTISTNIQNLEDLSVLNLSNNALTQLPSQIGYLRKLTHLYLNSNKLDSLPVEFFKMQDLRVLDLSHNNFEDLHPDFVDLVMLENLDLSHNNLKSIPNGIGFLVRLTSLNLSFNNLEELPSDIVNIRSLIKLNIMNNELKNLPEFMGELRKLEFLYSQNNHITEIPSLVGCNALKEIHLGSNSITTINDEFCQSLPQLKVLNLKDNKLTEISNEIVLLRSLSSLDVSNNLLEQLPSSLSMLSHLASLQVEGNPLKTIRRDIVQCGTARILKSLRSERISEQSTVKLAEICDNFPDKYEMERHRTLNLSLKELVDIPQSVFEDAVTANVSCINLSRNKLSSIPEALKSTSSIVTELDLSVNLLKDLPDFLSQFSHIHYLNVSNNLIEDLPESLGLLITLREINIASNRLTSLPNCLYELTNLEILQASGNQIEAIDATKEGLGALKKLATLDLSNNSIEILPPILGNMKQIKNLQVTGNKFRHPRHQILMKGTYSILSYLRDRISE comes from the exons ATGGAAAAGAAGTCAGAAAGTGTTcaaaaggagaaaaaatccctgaGATTGAGACAAATTCGTCCTGTTTTCCACTCAAAGACCAAAAGTGAAGATGATGGGGTTCTCAGTAAAGCATTAATAAAACAAACGTGGAAAACAGGTGTCCTCAATTTGTCAGGAAAAGGACTAGCTCATG TTCCAGATAACGTGTGGAACATTCCTGGATCGATTAACTTCGAAGATGACGAAGAAACAAGGTACTGCATGGACAAAAGAAAGTCCAGCGAAGATGAATGGTGGAACAGACAAAATCTAGTTGAGCTAAATCTAAGTTCAAATTCTCTCGTAACAATAAGTACAAATATCCAAAATCTAGAAGATCTCTCTGTActaaat CTTAGTAACAATGCCCTGACTCAGCTACCTTCTCAAATTGGGTATCTTAGAAAATTAACCCATCTCTATCTGAATTCTAACAAATTGGACAGTCTACCTGTAGAATTTTTCAAGATGCAAGACCTCCGTGTCCTAGATCTATCGCATAATAACTTCGAGGATCTTCATCCTGATTTTGTGGATCTTGTAATGCTTGAAAATTTAGATCTTTCTCACAATAACTTAAAGTCCATTCCAAATGGTATTGGATTCTTAGTTCGTCTAACATCGCTTAATCTTTCCTTCAACAACCTCGAGGAGCTACCCAGTGATATAGTGAATATCAGAT CACTCATCAAACTAAATATCATGAATAACGAGTTGAAGAACTTACCCGAATTCATGGGAGAATTGAGGAAGTTGGAATTTCTTTACTCACAAAATAACCACATCACCGAAATACCTAGCCTTGTAGGCTGTAATGCTTTAAAGGAAATTCATCTGGGAAGTAATTCAATAACCACAATAAATGATGAATTTTGCCAGTCTTTGCCTCAATTGAAAGTGCTCAATCTGAAGGATAACAAATTAACTGAAATATCCAATGAGATTGTCTTACTACGAAGCCTATCCTCTCTAGACGTTTCAAACAATTTACTAGAACAATTACCATCATCCCTGTCAATGCTATCGCATCTAGCCAGTTTGCAAGTTGAAGGCAATCCTTTGAAAACAATAAGAAGGGACATCGTTCAATGTGGAACTGCAAGAATACTAAAATCGCTCAGAAGTGAACGAATATCTGAACAATCAACGGTTAAACTTGCAGAAATCTGTGATAATTTCCCAGATAAATACGAAATGGAACGACATAGGACACTAAACCTAAGCCTTAAGGAATTGGTTGATATTCCGCAATCGGTTTTCGAAGACGCAGTCACTGCTAACGTATCTTGCATTAACTTGAGCAGAAACAAACTCTCATCAATCCCTGAGGCTCTCAAATCTACGAGTTCAATAGTAACCGAACTAGATCTATCCGTAAACCTGCTTAAAGACCTACCAGATTTTCTATCACAATTCAGTCACATCCATTACTTGAATGTGTCCAACAACCTTATTGAAGATTTGCCAGAATCCTTGGGATTACTAATCACTCTTCGAGAGATCAACATTGCTAGCAATAGACTAACATCCCTACCAAATTGTCTCTACGAACTGACCAATCTTGAGATTCTTCAAGCCAGTGGTAATCAGATTGAAGCCATTGATGCTACGAAAGAAGGACTGGGAGCTCTCAAGAAACTCGCAACGCTTGATCTATCCAACAACAGCATTGAAATCCTACCTCCCATCCTTGGAAATATGAAGCAAATCAA AAATTTGCAAGTTACTGGAAACAAATTTCGCCATCCAAGACACCAAATCCTAATGAAAGGAACATACTCAATTCTATCCTACCTAAGGGATAGGATATCTGAGTGA
- the LOC129810113 gene encoding transcription factor TFIIIB component B'' homolog: MSFRRPRVKASANLVLKRPNKSEKKPENTVSIPKDEVPESPRKSQKNTQPPESVILLKTHIKSEPIKKERSPSPQNFPEEGESGNNWEHEEVFKSPDPIPVPQKPDVLPEVEREVPIGSLSPTKIRQRIRPTPFFGLSRRNSTHESDDESRRQRGSVPPDSPSIASPMTPQMPKMLPGPLGQRIRTESTCSTMSDASQMRDGQKRRNQKADETSKTNELRKEISHRMASGKYPDKSRLTMFDMIYYNPSSNPMKSPAKKDKTKTTPDRRLSVSSVVSISSTKSDRMPSDSVEKSPPIVPEIRIKEEPAMPVPQLKLGPNGEMILDEKSLVIETTGDREARETLANASIVYDDEYSSNNGFYKRQARTKDWSDNETIIFYKCLHTVGTDFSLMCTLFTNRSRRDLKLKFKKEERLNRALVDKALMYPKSFDLDELRKELEKSAQENAAAAKDEKKQAVAEMKKERKNQRKEKFSSKKRPLRNTSRMQRQLSDGDFAYKFEEILSRPRKKKRNESKSESSQKESSLPEQPAASQNAQSFEENKEQVEKEQMREDQMEEDHGQGQIEVVQIEEDPVQEEQVQEEIPGQEAAEVYQEIEEIVEETVLSSEEQYFEEDIMNYDHEEEILASPEPENDLPNIDLSNLVIVQEADEGTVRYKIHLRLSEGVSEKPLDLPQDIINCIVAAHLGQKI; this comes from the exons ATGTCCTTCAGACGTCCTCGTGTGAAGGCATCAGCCAATTTAGTACTCAAACGCCCAAATAAAAGTGAGAAAAAGCCTGAAAATACTGTGTCGATTCCTAAGGATGAAGTTCCTGAGAGTCCCAGGAAGAGCCAGAAAAATACTCAACCTCCGGAAAGTGTTATCCTGCTGAAGACACATATTAAAAGTGAACCTATTAAGAAGGAACGATCTCCATCTCCACAAAATTTCCCGGAGGAAGGAGAAAGTGGGAATAATTGGGAGCATGAAGAAGTGTTCAAGTCCCCAGATCCCATCCCTGTTCCCCAGAAGCCTGATGTATTGCCCGAGGTGGAAAGGGAAGTTCCTATTGGTTCGTTATCTCCCACAAAAATTCGGCAAAGGATCAGGCCAACACCTTTCTTTGGACTGTCCAGGAGAAACAGTACTCACGAGAGTGACGACGAAAGCCGGCGACAGAGGGGTTCTGTTCCTCCGGATAGTCCTTCAATAGCATCACCCATGACCCCTCAGATGCCCAAGATGCTTCCTGGACCGCTTGGTCAGAGAATCCGGACAGAATCAACTTGCTCAACAATGTCTGACGCCAGTCAAATGAGGGATGGTCAGAAGAGGAGAAACCAAAAAGCCGATGAGACTTCGAAGACTAATGAACTGAGAAAGGAAATTTCCCATCGGATGGCCAGTGGGAAATATCCGGATAAATCCCGATTGACAATGTTCGACATGATTTACTACAATCCCAGTTCGAATCCCATGAAGAGCCCAGCAAAAAAAGACAAAACCAAGACCACTCCGGACAGGAGATTGAGTGTCTCGAGTGTTGTCAGCATTTCCTCCACAAAATCCGACAGAATGCCGAGTGACAGCGTGGAAAAATCCCCTCCAATAGTTCCTGAAATCCGCATCAAAGAGGAACCTGCAATGCCAGTGCCTCAACTCAAGCTAGGACCCAACGGAGAAATGATCCTGGACGAAAAGAGTTTAGTGATTGAGACAACAGGAGACCGGGAAGCAAGGGAAACCCTCGCAAATGCCAGCATTGTCTACGACGATGAATACAGCTCAA ACAATGGATTCTACAAGAGGCAGGCCAGGACCAAGGATTGGTCAGACAATGAGACCATCATCTTCTACAAATGCCTCCACACTGTCGGAACGGATTTTTCTCTAATGTGCACTCTCTTCACAAATCGATCCCGACGGGATCTCAAGCTCAAGTTCAAGAAAGAAGAGAGACTCAATCGAGCCCTCGTTGACAAGGCTCTCATGTACCCCAAGAGCTTCGATCTCGATGAATTGAGGAAGGAGCTGGAGAAGAGCGCGCAGGAAAATGCAGCAGCAGCCAAGGATGAGAAGAAACAGGCTGTGGCTGAGATGAAGAAGGAACGGAAGAATCAGAGAAA ggaaaAATTCAGCTCGAAGAAGCGCCCCCTTCGAAATACAAGTCGCATGCAGAGGCAGCTCTCGGACGGAGACTTTGCCTACAAGTTCGAAGAAATACTCTCAAGGCCcaggaagaagaagaggaatGAATCAAAGAGTGAGTCTAGTCAGAAAGAATCCTCGCTTCCTGAACAGCCAGCTGCGTCACAAAATGCTCaaagttttgaagaaaataaGGAACAAGTTGAAAAGGAGCAAATGAGAGAGGATCAAATGGAAGAGGACCACGGGCAAGGACAAATTGAAGTGGTGCAAATTGAAGAAGATCCAGTCCAAGAGGAACAAGTTCAGGAAGAGATTCCAGGCCAAGAGGCTGCGGAAGTGTACCAGGAGATTGAAGAAATTGTGGAAGAGACTGTTTTGTCTTCCGAAGAGCAATATTTTGAGGAAGATATCATGAATTATG ATCACGAAGAGGAAATTCTAGCAAGTCCGGAACCTGAAAATGATTTGCCAAATATCGATCTCAGTAACCTCGTTATAGTCCAGGAGGCTGACGAAGGAACCGTCAGATACAAGATTCATCTGAGATTATCCGAAGGAGTCAGTGAGAAACCTTTGGATTTGCCACAGGACATTATCAATTGCATTGTAGCGGCGCATTTaggtcaaaaaatataa